A stretch of DNA from Methanoplanus endosymbiosus:
CCGGCCATTATCAGGGCAAGCATTCTCTTAGTGCCTCCAGCAGTCTCTCGTTATCTTCTCTTTTCCTGACTGCAATTCTGATGGAATGTGGAAGGCCGAATGAGGTGCAGTTCCGTACATAAAATCCTTTTTCAAGAAGCTTTTGGGTAAGTTCTGAGGATAAAATTCCGGTGCTGAAAAGAATGTAATTTGCAGACGGAGGATGATATTCAAGGCCCAGTTTTTCCAGCCCATTGCAGAGATAATCCCTTTCTGTGCGGATTTTTATTCTGGACTCCTCCAGTCTGTCGTAATTTCTGATTGCCGATACCGCAAAACTTTCTGCAAGGAAATTCACAGTCCACGGCAGGCGTGCAGCCTCAATCTTTTTTGTCACTGAAGGACTGCCTATGCCATAGCCGATGCGGAGTCCGGGTATTGCGAAGGATTTTGTGAGCGATCTGCTGACAATTACATTTTCATATCCGCAGTCTGCCACACTTTCATCTCTGTCTGCAAGATCCATAAATGCCTCATCAATATACAGCATAATTCCTTTCTCCGAGCAGTCATCTGCAATGGCAAGTATTTCTGATGCAGATAATATTTTCCCTGATGGATTATTGGGGTTGCATATCACTCTTAATCTGTGAGGGGTGGCTGGATCATGGCTGCATGATGCACCTGCAAGTTCCGCAGAAAAACGGTATTCTCCAAAGGTATGCCTCTCTGTGAGGACGTTTTCACCCGGATTTAATACTGCCTTAAAGAGTGATCTTATGATCTCTACAGAACCGTTTCCAACCGAAATATTTTCGGTTTTAACCCCATGATGCGTGGAAATCTCTTCTTTTAGTTCAGTGTATGTATCATCCGGATAGTCTTTTATTCTTTTAAAATCAGGTTTCCATCCTGTTTCCGGCGGCCAGGGATTTATACTCGCGCTGTAATCGGCTGTATATTTGCCGTTATTATTCTGTCCCAGCTGAAGAAGGCCTCCGTGAACTACCTTGTTTGGGAAATGTTTTTTCAAAAGAATATCTCCTGTGGGGCTAATATATGATAAAATAACTAAATATCCTTTTGAAATTCCTGTGAGTTCAACTCAGAATGTTTAAATATAATACGGTTGCAATGATTTCATTGTCTGAAATATAAATTTAAATCTGACATAAGTAAGCCTTTTGTCAGACTTATGGCTGACTCATGTCTGCTAAATGTCAGATGCTGTGGTTTCAATGATGGAGCGAGTTACAATCAGGCTGCCTTCACAACAGGTTGCAATGCTTCATAAACTTGTGGAGGCGGGTGAATTCCCTACGGTTTCTGAGGCAGTCAGGTATTCTGTTCGTGAACTGATAGAGAAACATGCAAACCGGGTAATCATGGACAGCGAACAGATCTCATTTGAAATCTAAGGAAATAAAGTAATAGTAATCATGGGCCTGTGTTTTTCCGGAAATATCAGGATTTCTGTCTGTGCGTTAAATTAAAATTGAGGTATTTAGGAGGTTTATTGTATGCAGAGCATAATTAACGAGGCATTAAGGCATGCCGAAACTGATCAGAATAACAGAAGAGGTGCAGTAATTGGAGATGACGATTTTATTGGTCAGCCAAGAATTGTAATTGTTGGTTGTGGAGGTGCAGGCAACAATACAATCAACAGGCTCTACCACATGAAAGTGCGTGGTGCCGAAACAATTGCAGTCAATACTGATAAACAGCACCTTGAGATGATCCAGGCTGATAAGAGAGTTTTAGTAGGCAAATCACTTACGAAAGGTCTTGGAGCCGGTGGTTTTCCGGATGTAGGAAAGCGTGCGGCAGAGATGGCAAGGACCACTCTTGAAGGGCTTTTGCAGGATGCTGATCTTGTATTTGTTACAGCCGGAATGGGAGGCGGTACAGGTACAGGTGTTGCGCCGGTGGTTGCTCAGATCGCAAAGGACCAGGGTGCAATTGTTGTTGGTATGGTCAGTTACCCGTTCCAGGTCGAAAAAGCCAGGCTCATCAGGGCTGAGGAAGGTCTTGAGGCACTATCAAATGCGGCTGATTCTGTCATTGTTCTTGATAACAACCGCCTTATGACATTTGTCCCGAATCTTCCGCTTGGGCAGGCATTTTCAGTTATGGATCAGCTCATTGCTGAAACTGTTAAGGGAATATCAGAGACTATCACCGAACCGTCTCTGATCAATATAGATTATGCTGATGTAAGGGCGATTATGAGCAAGGGCGGCGTTGCAGTGATGCTTGTCGGAGAGAGCAAACAGCAGAACAAATCTGAGAGCGTTGTTCATGAATGTCTCAACCATCCGCTTCTTGACATAGATTATCGCGGTGCAACCGGTGGTCTGATTCATATCACAGGTGGCAGTGATCTTACACTTTCAGATGCAGAGGATATTGCCAGCACACTTACGTATGAGCTGGATCCGCATGCCGATGTCATCTGGGGTGCACGCATCAACAATGATTATGAAGGCAAGGTCAGGGTTATGGCCATTATGACCGGAGTCAAGAGTGCACAGATTCTGGGCAGAAGCGGAGTTCTGTCATCAGGTTCTTCCGGGTCATCAAGACCGGGTGCCTCACAGATTGCAGAAGGTCCTTTTGAGAGGAACAACAGGCGTGCCGGAAGGCCTGCTTCAGGCTCCGGAGCAAGGGCAGCCCATGAGCAGACAAGTGGCGGACTCATTGATTTCATCCGCTAAATTCTGCTGAAAGGAGAATAATCAGCAAATTTCCGGTCGGTATTTAAATACCCAACCCATAAAGCTGTCCGGAAATTCAGCAAATATTTTTTTCATCCGGAGGTTCGTTCCGGAACTGGTTAAATCTATATTTTTTTGTCCTGTATGATTTTGCACTTTCGGGTTTTTTTGTAACTGTAATTTCCGGCTGTGTCGTGAACTTCTTCTGTAGATTTTATGTGAATTTTCTGCAGAATTTTTTGGGCTGAACTCTGGATTTGTAAACTGTTCTGAAATTTATGTCCATATTCTGTCCATAGGAGATTTTATCTGCTCTTGATTCTCCGGTGGTCTCAGTTGTGATCATTTGCGATAGACTTATATTCTGTGACCGCTCAATAACTAGAAATCACTGTGATGTCCGTAATGGGTTAACAGTTTGGCAGGGGTAAGATAAGTCCCCTGGTGGAATAGGGATTAGAACAGGACGAACAGCTTGATGAACACGGATCCGAAATCGGCCCGGAAAAAGTCTTTTGTTTCGTTAATTTTCATTACCCAGTCGATCCATCCTGTCAGCTGTGTGCATACTCCAATGGAGTCCACAGAATGATGAACTTAGTAAGAGTTGAGCATGTTGAACGAGCTTATTGATAAAAGAAAAGTAGTACTCCAGCAGTCTGAAGAGCATAAAGATAAGAGAAATGAACTGAATGCACTTGCAAGCACATTTGCACGTGAGCGCAATCAGTTAAATGCCCAGACCAGAGAGTGTGTAGATGAAGCGCAGAAGAACAAAGAACTTCGTGATGAAGCAAACAATTCTGTACACACTCTGAAAGCAGAGAGAAATGTTCTTAATGACCAGGCAAATGTTCTTTTTGAGGATATTGATGCATTCAAGAAGGAACATGGCGGAATCACCAACAACCGCGGCGTAAAAGAACTTCACAAGCAGATTGAACGCCTTGAAATGGAGCAGCAGACAAAAGTCTTCAGCCCCGAAAAAGAGCGTGAGTTAATTGAGAAGATTAAGCAGCTCAGAGTTGGAATAAAAGATCAGGAAGATGAGATCGAGCAGAACAAGGAGATCCATACAAAACTCCAGGAAGCCCGCGATCTCAGAAAAGAGGCATCTGATCTTCACGCCAGAGTGACAGAGAGTGCTGAACTTGCACAGAAACACCATGATCTTATGGTTGAGTGCTACAGAAAGGCAGACAAGTCCAGAGAGGCTGCGGATGAGTCACACAAGAAATTTGTGGAGGCACAGGAGGCTGCTGATGAAGAGCACAATAAGTTCATAGCATGCCAGAAGGAGATTCGTGACTACGATAAGGTAATCGGCGGACTCCGCAAGAAGACAAGAAAGACAAAAGTCACAAAAGAACAGAAGGCTGTCAGAAAGGAAGCAGAACAGGTCTTCCAGCAGTTCAGAGCCGGTGAAAAACTCACCACTGATGATATCCTGCTTCTTCAGCGTTCAAAATTATTATAATCCAAATAATTTTTTCCGGGAGTCATATGCTGTATGATTTTTCCGGCTGATTATTGAAATTTCACTTATTTTGTCAAATCTGTAAATTCAGATTTATTCTCAGGAATTGATTTATAAGATTAGCGTAAAACCCCTTGGTCTTTAGCCAAGGGGATGTAAGCGACAATATAATGGAACTAACTTAAAGTATTTAATATGTTAGGTTTAACTATTATATGCATGTTAATTGCTTACAAATTTAGAATGTATCCAAAAAAATATCAAATTGAAAAATTTGAACAACATTTTGGTGCTTGTAGATTTGTATATAATTTTGCACTTGAAATAAAGATAAAATCTTATGAAACTGATGGAAAATCAGTATCGAGATTTGTTTTAAACAAGATGCTTCCGGAACTAAAACAAGAAAATGAATGGTTAAAGGAAGTTAATTCACAATCTCTTCAGGGAGCTACATTACATCTTGATAATGCTTTTACTAAATTTTTTAGAGAGAAAAAAGGATTTCCTAAATTCAAATCACGAAAAAATCCAGTTCAGTCATTTTCTGTTCCTCAAGGGTATTTTGTTAATTTTGATCGGAATTTTGTTAAGTTACCTAAAATCGGGGTTGTTAAAACAATATTTCATAGACAGTTTAATGGAGATCTAAAGACTGCAACTGTTTCCCGGAATAACGCAGGAAAATATTTCATAAGTATTCTTGTTGATGACGGTATAGAGTATCCAGCACCTGAAACCTTTAATGCCAGTAATACAATTGGTATTGATGTAGGTATAAAGGACTTTGTCGTTACATCAGAAGGCAGGAAATACGACAATCCAAAGTTCTTGAAAAATTCAGAAACACGGTTAAAAGTTCTTCAGAGAAGGCTTAGCCGGAAAAAGAAAGGTTCTTCAAATTTCAAGAAAGCAAAATTACAATTAGCCAAAAAACATGAAAAAGTAAGTAATCAACGCAATGATTTTCAGCATAAAATCTCTTTTCGATTTGTAAGCGAGAACCAAGCAATAGCAGTTGAAACATTGAAAGTTGAAAATTTACTTAAAACCTGGATTCCCGCCCACTCATAACGATGTGGGTGGTGTCACCCCCAGGTCCCGGTACAGCTGCTCCTGTTTATCGAGTATCTCACCCACTCTGAGAGATTTTCCTGGTTGTTCAAAACACTCGATGACATCCAGTTTGTCCAACATACCAGGCAATGTGTAATTCCTGAAAAGGTTATGATCCTGCATCTGCTTTTTGAGATAAGATAAGTAGATCAGTGCCACAAACTGCACAAACAGTTTCCCATCAAGGCTCTGTTCTGAAGAAACGAGTGTACGGCGCATATTCAGGCGTTCTTTGAGATTTCCAAAGGCCTTTTCAACCACATCTTTGTTGCGGTAGAGTTCAAGAGCAGTTACTGCATCCATCTTTTCATTAGTAATCAGAGCAAAAAACCCAAAATATCGCTTGGCTTTGATGACATTTTCATCAATAATCTGTGCCTTTGTTCCTCTCTTGGGTGTTGTTTTGGTAATGAAGTACTGCTTGTAAAGTTTAGCGTGTCCTGGAACACGCTCTCCTGACTCCAGTTCCTTTTTTAGTGCGATTAGCTTTCGGTCGAAGTTTTTCTCATCTTCGGCTGCCTGGTCAATATTGTAGAAATAGTGGATGTAAAGACGGCGTGATTCCTGAAGAGTATCTCCTTTGTAAGGACGCTCTTTTGTATAATTCCAGGTGGTCCGGACAGTCTGGTAATACAGTTCGTAATTCTCACTGTAACGTTCAAAGCTCCTAAAAGTGTCATAGACTGCATCAAGTTCTCCATAGACAAATTTCAGAGACATTCTGACACCTGCAAGGAACTTCACGTGATTCTTAAACAGGTTGTTGATATTGACCTCACTGTAAAAGCCCCGGTCAAGAACCAGTTTAACTCTTGAGTGATCAAGAATATCCAGCTCTTCAAGCAGGCGTGTAATGGTCTTTGAATCCGGGATATTACCTGCGAGTTTTCTGTAATAGAAAGGGAGATTGGACTCCTGTCCAAAGACCAGAGCAAGATTCAGCTGTGCCAGTTTGTCGTGCTCCTTGTTGCGACCATACTGTACCTGCCTGAGGGTTTCTGAATAGCTGGACAGAGATGTTGTATCATAAGCCCAGAATTCATTATCCATCCTTCTCTTTCCCTGAAGTCTGAAGAACTGTAGTTTATTTGCCTCGGTAATGCTGGAAAACAGTTCACTACTGCGTTGTGAGGTGATGTCTTTGCCATAAGGATGCTTATGCAGGAGTCCCCACTTCTCAAAACGGTATAGCGGAGTGCTGTCTTCAAGGATTAAATAGTACACAACGGATAAGATTTGCTCATATGTGTCGGGGAAACACTGTTTCAGATCCTGAATGAGACCTAATTTCTCACCAATAGCATCCAGTAGATATGTGGCTCCGTAGAATGAACGATGTGCTTCCTCAACCCTCTTTGTATTACGTTTCACAGGCGGATTACCTTCTTTTTTCTTCCTGTTGCGTCCATCGGTGGGGACTATTTTACCTGTCTCTTTGTCTACACGCCCAATAAGGGTACGTTTGGCACGTGACTGTTTCTTTTCCTTGTCCCAGTATGATACAGAGCGGTAAGCATAGGTTATCCCGGATCTTTTGTCTGTTTGGTGAACTATTGCGACCATGTAAACACCTAATCGTTATGTGTGTTATTTAACACATAACGATTATAAAACTATCGGTTTGATCTTGGGGAGTATTTTGGAATATTAAGAAAAATGTGGAGTTAGATTTCAGAGTGGGTTATGTGTTTCCGGGAATGCAGGTTAAAAATCATAAATTAGCAAAAAGTATCTCTGATGTCGGATGGTCTGCTTTTTTTGAAAAATTAAAATATAAAGCAGAAAGATATGGTAAGATCATACTACAGATAGGACAGTTTGAACCATCTACAAAGATTTGCAGCAATTGTGGGTATTACAACTCTGAAATGACTTTGTCAGTAAGGGACTGGGTTTGTCCTGACTGTGG
This window harbors:
- a CDS encoding pyridoxal phosphate-dependent aminotransferase, encoding MKKHFPNKVVHGGLLQLGQNNNGKYTADYSASINPWPPETGWKPDFKRIKDYPDDTYTELKEEISTHHGVKTENISVGNGSVEIIRSLFKAVLNPGENVLTERHTFGEYRFSAELAGASCSHDPATPHRLRVICNPNNPSGKILSASEILAIADDCSEKGIMLYIDEAFMDLADRDESVADCGYENVIVSRSLTKSFAIPGLRIGYGIGSPSVTKKIEAARLPWTVNFLAESFAVSAIRNYDRLEESRIKIRTERDYLCNGLEKLGLEYHPPSANYILFSTGILSSELTQKLLEKGFYVRNCTSFGLPHSIRIAVRKREDNERLLEALRECLP
- a CDS encoding ribbon-helix-helix domain-containing protein gives rise to the protein MMERVTIRLPSQQVAMLHKLVEAGEFPTVSEAVRYSVRELIEKHANRVIMDSEQISFEI
- the ftsZ gene encoding cell division protein FtsZ, whose protein sequence is MQSIINEALRHAETDQNNRRGAVIGDDDFIGQPRIVIVGCGGAGNNTINRLYHMKVRGAETIAVNTDKQHLEMIQADKRVLVGKSLTKGLGAGGFPDVGKRAAEMARTTLEGLLQDADLVFVTAGMGGGTGTGVAPVVAQIAKDQGAIVVGMVSYPFQVEKARLIRAEEGLEALSNAADSVIVLDNNRLMTFVPNLPLGQAFSVMDQLIAETVKGISETITEPSLINIDYADVRAIMSKGGVAVMLVGESKQQNKSESVVHECLNHPLLDIDYRGATGGLIHITGGSDLTLSDAEDIASTLTYELDPHADVIWGARINNDYEGKVRVMAIMTGVKSAQILGRSGVLSSGSSGSSRPGASQIAEGPFERNNRRAGRPASGSGARAAHEQTSGGLIDFIR
- a CDS encoding coiled-coil protein; translated protein: MLNELIDKRKVVLQQSEEHKDKRNELNALASTFARERNQLNAQTRECVDEAQKNKELRDEANNSVHTLKAERNVLNDQANVLFEDIDAFKKEHGGITNNRGVKELHKQIERLEMEQQTKVFSPEKERELIEKIKQLRVGIKDQEDEIEQNKEIHTKLQEARDLRKEASDLHARVTESAELAQKHHDLMVECYRKADKSREAADESHKKFVEAQEAADEEHNKFIACQKEIRDYDKVIGGLRKKTRKTKVTKEQKAVRKEAEQVFQQFRAGEKLTTDDILLLQRSKLL
- a CDS encoding transposase; its protein translation is MLIAYKFRMYPKKYQIEKFEQHFGACRFVYNFALEIKIKSYETDGKSVSRFVLNKMLPELKQENEWLKEVNSQSLQGATLHLDNAFTKFFREKKGFPKFKSRKNPVQSFSVPQGYFVNFDRNFVKLPKIGVVKTIFHRQFNGDLKTATVSRNNAGKYFISILVDDGIEYPAPETFNASNTIGIDVGIKDFVVTSEGRKYDNPKFLKNSETRLKVLQRRLSRKKKGSSNFKKAKLQLAKKHEKVSNQRNDFQHKISFRFVSENQAIAVETLKVENLLKTWIPAHS
- a CDS encoding IS1634 family transposase, yielding MVAIVHQTDKRSGITYAYRSVSYWDKEKKQSRAKRTLIGRVDKETGKIVPTDGRNRKKKEGNPPVKRNTKRVEEAHRSFYGATYLLDAIGEKLGLIQDLKQCFPDTYEQILSVVYYLILEDSTPLYRFEKWGLLHKHPYGKDITSQRSSELFSSITEANKLQFFRLQGKRRMDNEFWAYDTTSLSSYSETLRQVQYGRNKEHDKLAQLNLALVFGQESNLPFYYRKLAGNIPDSKTITRLLEELDILDHSRVKLVLDRGFYSEVNINNLFKNHVKFLAGVRMSLKFVYGELDAVYDTFRSFERYSENYELYYQTVRTTWNYTKERPYKGDTLQESRRLYIHYFYNIDQAAEDEKNFDRKLIALKKELESGERVPGHAKLYKQYFITKTTPKRGTKAQIIDENVIKAKRYFGFFALITNEKMDAVTALELYRNKDVVEKAFGNLKERLNMRRTLVSSEQSLDGKLFVQFVALIYLSYLKKQMQDHNLFRNYTLPGMLDKLDVIECFEQPGKSLRVGEILDKQEQLYRDLGVTPPTSL
- a CDS encoding transposase; the protein is MQVKNHKLAKSISDVGWSAFFEKLKYKAERYGKIILQIGQFEPSTKICSNCGYYNSEMTLSVRDWVCPDCGMHHDRDINAAINIRKFALDRQNLIGI